One Gemmatimonadota bacterium DNA window includes the following coding sequences:
- a CDS encoding ABC transporter permease yields MPDHLRPKNFARGIGVIFTREINAYFDTPIAYIYASVFLILSCSTFMNAFFLNGVLEMAPYFDLLPFFLIPFIPAITMRSWAEERAQHTIELLMTMPLQPIQIVIGKYLSALVFYLIVLSGTSPIVLMLLFLGDPDLGLIFSSYLGALCLGAFFLSFGLFASGLTRDQIVAYVVAMLLGFVFVLSGHEKVVEILDGLAPAYHIGSLLYESLSIDPHYSAFTRGIIALPAVLYFTLLSVLFLWMNDLSLKRDRA; encoded by the coding sequence ATGCCCGATCACTTGCGCCCAAAGAACTTCGCACGGGGTATTGGCGTGATCTTTACCCGCGAAATCAATGCCTATTTTGATACGCCAATCGCCTATATCTATGCCTCTGTCTTCCTCATCCTGTCCTGTTCGACATTTATGAACGCCTTTTTCCTCAATGGCGTACTCGAAATGGCACCTTATTTTGACCTGCTCCCCTTTTTTCTCATACCATTTATCCCTGCCATAACCATGCGTTCATGGGCTGAAGAACGCGCGCAGCATACCATTGAATTGTTGATGACTATGCCCCTGCAACCCATCCAGATTGTAATTGGTAAATATCTATCCGCACTTGTGTTTTATCTCATCGTCCTCTCGGGTACCTCGCCTATCGTTCTCATGCTGCTCTTTCTCGGGGACCCAGACCTCGGTCTGATTTTTTCATCCTATTTGGGCGCGCTCTGCCTGGGCGCATTTTTTCTTTCATTTGGCCTGTTTGCATCGGGGCTTACGCGCGATCAAATTGTCGCTTATGTCGTCGCAATGCTATTGGGTTTTGTATTTGTCTTGAGCGGACACGAAAAAGTGGTTGAAATCCTCGATGGATTGGCTCCCGCATATCATATCGGCAGCCTGCTCTATGAATCACTCTCCATTGACCCGCACTACAGTGCCTTTACCCGCGGCATCATCGCCCTGCCCGCAGTGCTCTATTTCACCTTGCTAAGTGTCCTTTTTTTATGGATGAACGATCTGTCTCTCAAACGAGACCGCGCCTGA
- a CDS encoding ATP-binding cassette domain-containing protein, with protein MIQVTDVAKWYGSIRAVENISFSLVPGEIIGFVGPNGAGKSTVLKMLATYILPSSGKITIDGLDVVTHSLSIRRKIGYLSGDTPLYQAMRVDKFLRFCGKARGLSGDVLEKNFAWIVDICGLSPHLYKRIDQCSTGFRQRIGVGAALIHDPPILLLDEPTHGFDPLQVLAFRDLIQSLSENRIILFSSHIIPEVSTLSDRVLIIHQGNLLADGCIDDLARQTGQSEDLEAIFTHLVRQQN; from the coding sequence ATGATTCAAGTCACAGACGTCGCAAAATGGTACGGTTCAATTAGAGCCGTTGAAAACATCAGCTTTTCGCTTGTGCCTGGCGAAATTATCGGATTTGTCGGGCCCAATGGTGCGGGCAAAAGCACGGTACTCAAAATGTTGGCGACCTATATTTTACCGTCCTCGGGAAAAATCACAATTGATGGCCTCGACGTGGTGACGCATTCCCTGTCCATACGCCGCAAAATTGGCTACCTCTCTGGCGACACACCGCTCTATCAGGCAATGCGCGTGGATAAATTTTTGAGATTTTGCGGCAAAGCGCGCGGACTTTCAGGCGATGTTCTCGAAAAAAACTTCGCCTGGATTGTCGATATATGCGGTCTTTCTCCCCATCTGTACAAACGCATTGACCAGTGTTCCACGGGATTTCGCCAGCGCATCGGTGTAGGGGCTGCTCTCATCCACGATCCGCCTATTCTCCTGCTCGATGAGCCTACACACGGTTTTGACCCTCTGCAAGTTCTAGCATTCCGGGACTTGATCCAATCCCTCAGCGAAAATCGGATTATCTTATTCAGCAGCCATATTATCCCTGAAGTATCTACCCTATCGGACCGCGTACTCATAATACATCAGGGCAATTTGTTGGCTGATGGCTGCATAGATGACCTGGCGCGCCAAACGGGTCAGTCCGAAGATCTCGAGGCCATTTTTACCCATCTTGTGCGTCAACAAAATTAA
- a CDS encoding YihY/virulence factor BrkB family protein: MSDNNLFLLCGGLAFATLLCLVPLVFLIFFALEAILDVRAIAHLVNQTVDVLIPYPEEAEYLKEVLSVRVSGVLTFKKAYGASGLLILIVSASSLFSSMRTLLNAVFKIDHSFGEKGGETEPVAVGQVKNMDTPGRWIKFLYRVLPIAVGKLKDLTMVLLILYIFLLLVLALPILSTVIDTAPSLLHTYITYFYGLISLTLIFAVFLGLYWLLPYQKIQIKMLATGAFWAALLWKLIEWIFGYYLSHFASISYLYGAYVLLVVVALWIYFSAIIFIIGAQIAQLCRERQTADLQSSLF, from the coding sequence ATGAGCGATAACAATCTCTTTTTGCTCTGTGGGGGACTAGCTTTTGCTACTCTTTTGTGCCTTGTGCCTCTGGTCTTTCTGATCTTCTTCGCACTTGAGGCCATTCTGGACGTGAGGGCGATAGCTCACCTGGTCAATCAAACGGTGGATGTGCTCATCCCATATCCAGAAGAGGCCGAATATCTGAAGGAGGTTTTATCCGTGCGCGTCTCGGGCGTCCTGACCTTCAAAAAGGCTTATGGAGCTTCGGGTCTGTTAATTTTAATCGTGAGTGCCAGTAGTCTGTTCAGCAGCATGAGAACCCTGCTCAATGCGGTCTTCAAGATCGATCACAGCTTTGGAGAAAAAGGGGGTGAGACGGAGCCTGTCGCAGTAGGGCAGGTAAAAAATATGGATACCCCAGGACGCTGGATAAAATTTTTGTACAGGGTTTTGCCAATAGCAGTGGGCAAATTGAAGGACCTCACTATGGTACTTCTGATATTATATATTTTTCTTCTATTAGTCCTCGCGTTGCCTATCCTATCTACCGTCATCGACACTGCCCCCTCTCTGCTGCACACATATATCACCTACTTCTACGGTCTTATCTCCCTCACCCTGATTTTTGCCGTCTTTCTGGGGTTATACTGGCTGCTTCCATACCAAAAGATCCAGATAAAGATGCTGGCTACAGGTGCTTTTTGGGCTGCTCTGCTGTGGAAACTCATCGAATGGATATTTGGCTATTACCTGAGTCACTTTGCATCTATATCGTATCTGTACGGGGCTTATGTTCTGCTGGTGGTCGTGGCCTTGTGGATATACTTCTCTGCGATTATTTTTATTATAGGTGCTCAGATCGCCCAACTCTGTCGCGAAAGGCAGACTGCCGATCTTCAAAGTTCTTTGTTTTAA